The region AGAGAAAAAACCGCTGTGATTTCTTTTAATATTGAAGGGCTGCATCCGTATGATATTGGCACGCTTGTAGACAAAATGGGAATTGCAGTTAGAACCGGCCATCATTGCGCACAGCCTATTATGGATTTTTACAAAATCCCGGGTACGGTAAGGGCTTCTTTTTCGTTTTATAACACAAAAGATGAAATTGAACGGTTTATTGAAGCTGTTAAAAAAGCTAAAATGATGCTTTCTTAAATAATAAAGAATGAAAAAGATCTTATTTATATTCAGCGTATTTTTAATGATTTCCTGCGGAAATTCAGAAGATAAAATTTCAGAAGATCCTGCAGATCTAAAATCCCTTAACGGCAATTACGAATTGCTGGAATTGGATGGGGAAGATATTTCTGCTCAAGGTTTTATTTTAAATTTTAATGGTACAGAACAACGACTTTCTGGAAAAACCGGTTGCAACAATTTTGTAGCAACTTATAAAATTGAAGATTCCATAGTGAAATTCAATCCGCCGTTGGGAACAAAAATGTACTGTGAAGGGCAGATGGAATATGAAGAGATTTTGAATGAACTAATTCCGGAGATTCGAAATGTTAGAATTAGCGATAAAGATTTAATATTTTTATCTGGAGAAAATCAGGAGCTTTTAAACCTGCAAAAAACAGAAGACAGTGAGTAAGACGATACAGGA is a window of Salegentibacter salegens DNA encoding:
- a CDS encoding META domain-containing protein, translated to MKKILFIFSVFLMISCGNSEDKISEDPADLKSLNGNYELLELDGEDISAQGFILNFNGTEQRLSGKTGCNNFVATYKIEDSIVKFNPPLGTKMYCEGQMEYEEILNELIPEIRNVRISDKDLIFLSGENQELLNLQKTEDSE